One window of Triplophysa rosa linkage group LG10, Trosa_1v2, whole genome shotgun sequence genomic DNA carries:
- the phyhipla gene encoding phytanoyl-CoA 2-hydroxylase interacting protein-like a isoform X1: MEAPGLAHAMASPLNPRDGMVKNVSLESLQLCERDGKADDSGVVGIEELPVPRNIRISNITCDSFKICWDMDPHTTEKITHYFIDLNKKENKNSNKFKHKDVPTKLVAKAVPLPMTVRGHWFLSPRTEYTVAVQTASKQSDGDYAISEWSDIVEFCTADYSSVHLTQLLQKAEVIAGRMLKFSVFYRNQHEEYFQHCRDVLGGRMMPSVKDNSGSHGSPLSGKLEGIIFSCNTEFNTGQPPQDSPYGRFHFQVPAETLFTPDTRVYFGDFYCMYTAYHYVILVLAPRGSSGDLYCSERLPELDVTNNRFLTRVCGEDGRVEFRHAQDVILELIYTEPVPLELGSVSQISGHQLMSLSTVNAKKDPSCKICNISVGR, from the exons GAAAGGCAGATGACAGCGGTGTGGTGGGAATTGAGGAGTTACCTGTTCCTCGCAACATCAGGATCAGTAACATCACCTGTGACTCTTTTAAGATCTGTTGGGACATGGACCCTCACACCACAGAGAAGATCACGCATTATTTCATTGACCTTAACAAAAAGGAGAACAAGAACTCCAATAAATTTAAACACAAG GACGTGCCCACTAAACTTGTTGCTAAGGCAGTCCCGTTGCCTATGACAGTACGAGGGCATTGGTTCCTGAGTCCACGGACAGAATACACAGTTGCTGTGCAAACTGCATCCAAACAGAGCGATGGAGACTACGCTATATCAGAATGGAGTGACATTGTTGAGTTCTGTACAGCAG ATTATTCCTCGGTGCATTTGACGCAGTTGCTTCAGAAGGCTGAGGTCATCGCTGGCAGGATGCTGAAGTTCTCTGTGTTTTACCGGAATCAGCATGAGGAGTACTTCCAACATTGCAG agatGTGCTTGGTGGTCGAATGATGCCCTCAGTTAAGGATAACAGCGGCAGTCACGGTTCACCTCTCAGTGGTAAACTCGAAGGGATTATCTTCAGTTGTAACACTGAGTTCAACACAGGTCAGCCTCCGCAGGATTCCCCGTATGGCCGCTTTCACTTCCAGGTGCCCGCGGAGACTCTTTTCACCCCTGACACGCGTGTCTACTTCGGGGActtttactgtatgtacacTGCCTATCATTACGTTATCCTGGTCCTTGCTCCCCGGGGCTCCAGCGGAGACTTGTACTGCAGCGAACGCCTCCCAGAGCTGGACGTGACCAACAACCGTTTCCTAACACGCGTGTGTGGGGAGGACGGGCGTGTGGAATTCCGGCACGCTCAGGATGTCATCCTGGAGCTGATTTATACCGAGCCGGTTCCACTGGAACTGGGGAGCGTCTCTCAAATCAGCGGTCACCAGCTGATGAGCTTATCTACTGTCAATGCCAAGAAAGACCCCAGCTGCAAGATCTGCAACATCAGCGTTGGCCGTTAG
- the phyhipla gene encoding phytanoyl-CoA 2-hydroxylase interacting protein-like a isoform X2: MARAAKFGVPLVLPLSLCFCKFTLFGKADDSGVVGIEELPVPRNIRISNITCDSFKICWDMDPHTTEKITHYFIDLNKKENKNSNKFKHKDVPTKLVAKAVPLPMTVRGHWFLSPRTEYTVAVQTASKQSDGDYAISEWSDIVEFCTADYSSVHLTQLLQKAEVIAGRMLKFSVFYRNQHEEYFQHCRDVLGGRMMPSVKDNSGSHGSPLSGKLEGIIFSCNTEFNTGQPPQDSPYGRFHFQVPAETLFTPDTRVYFGDFYCMYTAYHYVILVLAPRGSSGDLYCSERLPELDVTNNRFLTRVCGEDGRVEFRHAQDVILELIYTEPVPLELGSVSQISGHQLMSLSTVNAKKDPSCKICNISVGR; encoded by the exons GAAAGGCAGATGACAGCGGTGTGGTGGGAATTGAGGAGTTACCTGTTCCTCGCAACATCAGGATCAGTAACATCACCTGTGACTCTTTTAAGATCTGTTGGGACATGGACCCTCACACCACAGAGAAGATCACGCATTATTTCATTGACCTTAACAAAAAGGAGAACAAGAACTCCAATAAATTTAAACACAAG GACGTGCCCACTAAACTTGTTGCTAAGGCAGTCCCGTTGCCTATGACAGTACGAGGGCATTGGTTCCTGAGTCCACGGACAGAATACACAGTTGCTGTGCAAACTGCATCCAAACAGAGCGATGGAGACTACGCTATATCAGAATGGAGTGACATTGTTGAGTTCTGTACAGCAG ATTATTCCTCGGTGCATTTGACGCAGTTGCTTCAGAAGGCTGAGGTCATCGCTGGCAGGATGCTGAAGTTCTCTGTGTTTTACCGGAATCAGCATGAGGAGTACTTCCAACATTGCAG agatGTGCTTGGTGGTCGAATGATGCCCTCAGTTAAGGATAACAGCGGCAGTCACGGTTCACCTCTCAGTGGTAAACTCGAAGGGATTATCTTCAGTTGTAACACTGAGTTCAACACAGGTCAGCCTCCGCAGGATTCCCCGTATGGCCGCTTTCACTTCCAGGTGCCCGCGGAGACTCTTTTCACCCCTGACACGCGTGTCTACTTCGGGGActtttactgtatgtacacTGCCTATCATTACGTTATCCTGGTCCTTGCTCCCCGGGGCTCCAGCGGAGACTTGTACTGCAGCGAACGCCTCCCAGAGCTGGACGTGACCAACAACCGTTTCCTAACACGCGTGTGTGGGGAGGACGGGCGTGTGGAATTCCGGCACGCTCAGGATGTCATCCTGGAGCTGATTTATACCGAGCCGGTTCCACTGGAACTGGGGAGCGTCTCTCAAATCAGCGGTCACCAGCTGATGAGCTTATCTACTGTCAATGCCAAGAAAGACCCCAGCTGCAAGATCTGCAACATCAGCGTTGGCCGTTAG
- the LOC130560107 gene encoding uncharacterized protein LOC130560107, which produces MMWKVILYCCLLTEAGRLPMVLAHQADVQLGSSVTLPCLDIKHTDITADLDIQWWTGEHLVTRFQLGKIIQGSRYINRTDLSTKRLRKGDFSLLITHTEYSDSGQYQCVLIKNGQSMTLGEVDLEVKVRRPQRALFIKSGQGVLLSCFGHVDWSGSEAAFVQWKRWTQVVVQWKSGSLFVDPMFEGRVSVLKDRIKHGDISLIFNDTRPDDQGYYVCFFKKNNDIRPAAVINLTVTENMSRITADSGSQIQLPLPNESQVSLSFLPDGGNLTVSVCEVERHLLTCTSHYTNRTLLHNTTLILTNITPPDSGTFIVRDRGTGRTRSVVIIQIFNVGTNKITFGISIIPIVAGVVILVVLSAFSGYCCHKIQKVSRSMERNRKKETEKETEMNLLQPTEVITHEATRSCNESAIIEI; this is translated from the exons ATGATGTGGAAGGTCATACTCTATTGCTGCTTGCTCACAGAGGCTG GGAGGTTGCCCATGGTCCTGGCCCATCAAGCTGACGTTCAGCTTGGTAGTTCAGTCACTCTTCCCTGCCTGGacatcaaacacacagacattacCGCAGATCTTGACATTCAGTGGTGGACCGGAGAGCATCTGGTCACACGATTCCAGCTTGGCAAAATAATTCAGGGCAGCAGGTACATTAACAGAACGGATCTGTCTACCAAGCGTCTCAGAAAAGGAGATTTCTCTCTCTTGATCACTCATACAGAGTATAGTGACAGCGGACAGTATCAATGTGTGCTGATTAAAAATGGACAGAGTATGACTCTTGGAGAGGTCGACCTTGAGGTGAAAG TCCGTAGGCCTCAACGTGCCTTGTTTATAAAATCAGGACAAGGTGTCCTTTTGTCATGTTTCGGCCATGTTGATTGGTCAGGCTCAGAAGCTGCATTTGTGCAGTGGAAGAGATGGACTCAGGTTGTGGTCCAGTGGAAATCTGGATCTCTGTTTGTGGACCCAATGTTTGAAGGTCGAGTCTCAGTTCTGAAGGACAGAATCAAACACGGGGACATTTCTCTCATTTTTAATGACACCCGCCCAGACGACCAGGGCTACTATGTGTGCTTCTTCAAGAAAAATAATGACATCAGACCTGCAGCAGTGATTAATCTTACTGTCACAG AAAACATGTCCAGGATTACGGCAGATTCTGGATCACAGATTCAACTCCCTCTGCCCAATGAGTCTCAAGTGTCTCTTAGCTTTCTGCCAGACGGTGGAAACCTCACTGTATCTGTGTGTGAGGTAgagcgacatctgctgacgtGTACCAGTCATTACACAAACCGCACTCTGCTGCACAATACCACTCTCATCCTAACAAACATCACACCACCGGATTCTGGAACATTCATTGTGAGAGACAGAGGTACAGGCAGGACCAGAAGCGTGGTCATCATTCAGATCTTCAATGTTG GAACTAACAAGATCACTTTTGGTATATCCATAATTCCAATAGTAGCTGGAGTTGTCATACTAGTGGTACTTTCAGCATTTTCTGGGTATTGTTgtcataaaatacaaaaagtaaGCAGATCTATGGAAAGGAACAGGAAAAAGGAAACAGAGAAGGAAACTGAAATGAATCTTCTCCAGCCAACAGAAGTCATCACTCATGAGGCCACTCGCAGCTGTAATGAAAGTGCTATTATAGAGATTTGA
- the tmem26a gene encoding transmembrane protein 26 yields the protein MILFKFVCAILTRSLFILVSFVGVWRVTTVKNDRIYWLLTVFYLPLVAEMIITFNWRKGQDNKWFSPSILFFLISIIPSIWILELHHQGNRADNLQCKKLDSWENVKNMVLPLNGTMGMNETLKHLEHVLTSVCPNDWILGLHQVLLILLILGKWLLPLGGGVTREELSQLLLIFVGTAADILEFTSETLSDVKEDNKQLVYIILAVWTWSMLQFPFHLAVVTWRPQNSDEGEGCCNFLLSRHSTDIWNIVESLFIQDGPFLVVRLIVMIYFDVFHQMLVFFAIKNFLVVILNLYRLVVICLDFRPPSSSSPSI from the exons atgattttgtttaaattcgtGTGCGCGATTTTAACCCGGTCCTTATTCATTCTGGTGTCTTTCGTTGGAGTTTGGAGGGTGACCACTGTGAAAAATGACAGAATCTACTGGTTACTAACGGTCTTTTATCTTCCTCTGGTCGCGGAGATGATAATTACTTTTAATTGGAGGAAGGGGCAAGACAACAAATG GTTTTCTCCATCCATCCTCTTCTTCCTCATCAGTATTATACCCTCGATCTGGATTCTAGAGTTGCATCATCAGGGGAACAGAGCTGATAACCTGCAG tGTAAAAAGTTGGACTCGTGGGAGAACGTCAAGAACATGGTATTGCCCTTAAATGGTACTATGGGTATGAATGAAACACTAAAG CATCTAGAGCATGTTCTCACCTCTGTCTGTCCAAACGACTGGATCCTTGGTCTTCATCAGGTTCTGCTCATCCTTCTCATCCTTGGGAAATGGCTCCTCCCACTAGGGGGTGGAGTAACTCGTGAGGAGCTGTCTCAGCTTTTGCTCATCTTTGTTGGCACGGCAGCTGATATACTGGAATTCACCAGTGAAACACTGTCTGATGTGAA GGAAGACAACAAACAGCTGGTGTATATAATTCTGGCAGTGTGGACGTGGAGTATGTTGCAGTTTCCTTTTCATCTGGCAG TTGTTACATGGCGACCGCAGAACTCAGATGAGGGAGAAGGCTGTTGTAATTTTCTGTTGTCAAGGCACAGCacagatatttggaacatcGTGGAGAGTTTGTTTATCCAGGATGGGCCCTTTCTCGTGGTGCGGCTCATTGTGATGATTTACTTTGATGTTTTCCACCAGATGTTGGTCTTCTTTGCCATCAAGAACTTTCTAGTGGTCATCCTCAACCTCTATAGACTCGTTGTTATCTGTCTAGATTTTAGACCGCCATCATCTTCCTCTCCCTCGATCTGA
- the cdk1 gene encoding cyclin-dependent kinase 1, giving the protein MDDYLKIEKIGEGTYGVVYKGRNKTTGQVVAMKKIRLESEEEGVPSTAVREISLLKELQHPNVVRLLDVLMQESKLYLVFEFLSMDLKKYLDSIPSGQYMDPMLVKSYLYQILEGILFCHCRRVLHRDLKPQNLLIDNKGVIKLADFGLARAFGVPVRVYTHEVVTLWYRAPEVLLGASRYSTPVDVWSIGTIFAELATKKPLFHGDSEIDQLFRIFRTLGTPNNEVWPDVESLPDYKNTFPKWKSGNLANTVKNLDKNGIDLLTKMLIYDPPKRISARQAMTHPYFDDLDKSSLPASSLKI; this is encoded by the exons ATGGATGACTATCTGAAGATAGAGAAGATTGGTGAAG GCACATATGGCGTAGTGTATAAAGGTAGGAATAAAACCACTGGACAGGTGGTGGCAATGAAGAAAATCCGCCTGGAGAGTGAAGAAGAAGGAGTGCCCAGCACTGCAGTCAGGGAGATCTCTCTCCTCAAAGAGCTCCAGCACCCTAATGTTGTACG TCTGCTGGATGTGCTGATGCAGGAGTCTAAATTGTACCTGGTGTTTGAGTTTCTGTCTATGGATCTGAAGAAGTACTTGGACTCCATCCCATCAGGCCAATATATGGACCCCATGCTGGTGAAG AGTTACCTGTATCAGATCCTGGAGGGGATTCTGTTCTGCCACTGCCGCAGGGTTCTGCATCGTGACCTAAAACCCCAAAACTTGTTGATCGATAATAAGGGAGTGATAAAGCTGGCAGACTTCGGGTTGGCACGTGCCTTCGGAGTGCCAGTCAGAGTGTACACACATGAG GTGGTGACACTGTGGTACAGAGCTCCAGAGGTTTTGCTGGGGGCTTCACGCTATTCCACACCCGTAGACGTCTGGAGTATTGGTACCATCTTTGCCGAACTTGCAACCAAGAAACCACTCTTCCACGGAGACTCAGAAATAGACCAGCTTTTTAGGATCTTCAG gACTTTGGGAACCCCTAATAATGAGGTCTGGCCAGATGTTGAATCTCTGCCAGATTACAAGAACACTTTCCCAAAGTGGAAATCTGGGAATTTAGCCAACACTGTGAAAAACTTGGACAAGAATGGCATTGACCTGCTTACG AAAATGCTGATTTATGACCCTCCTAAGAGGATTTCGGCACGGCAAGCAATGACACACCCGTATTTTGATGATCTGGATAAGAGCAGTCTTCCTGCCAGTAGCCTCAAAATATAG